The Borrelia coriaceae genome includes a window with the following:
- a CDS encoding P13 family porin: MKQVLILMLFLFGIVVSFAKSYDQMSSDVVITGVGLDRNMLLYKVNEKPVLAPFLLNLFIGFGIGSFVQGDVTGGLLVLGSELLGVGLISSGFYSSHSSYTSYLGISLVSLGVITLFATRIAELIMPFTYALNYNQKLKEKLAISLGGLKPQFDINFNENDALSFELALTKKY; encoded by the coding sequence ATGAAACAAGTATTAATTTTGATGTTATTTTTATTTGGTATTGTTGTTAGTTTTGCTAAAAGTTATGATCAGATGTCTTCTGATGTTGTAATTACTGGAGTCGGTCTTGATAGGAACATGTTGCTTTATAAGGTTAATGAAAAACCTGTTTTAGCGCCTTTTTTATTGAATTTATTTATTGGTTTTGGTATAGGTTCATTCGTTCAAGGTGATGTTACTGGTGGATTACTGGTTTTAGGATCTGAGCTTTTAGGTGTGGGTTTAATTAGTAGTGGGTTTTATTCTTCTCATAGTTCTTATACATCATATTTAGGAATATCTTTAGTGTCTTTAGGAGTAATTACTTTATTTGCTACACGAATTGCTGAACTTATAATGCCATTTACATATGCATTGAATTATAATCAAAAACTTAAAGAAAAATTGGCTATATCTTTAGGAGGTCTTAAACCTCAATTTGATATAAATTTTAACGAAAATGATGCTTTATCGTTTGAACTTGCTTTGACTAAGAAGTATTGA
- the bdr gene encoding Bdr family repetitive protein yields MGLAQPIVTQQMVVAELTKAGIDRDIAIDLSYRYYRNELTYKDIEYLENTFNLKLEKVESNLKSDIKDLDNKIDNVEVNLKSDIKDLDNKIDSVENNLNVRIENVRNELKSDIKDLDNKIDNVRSELKSDIASVSNEISLVRKDMEINNMEIKSTLRLHNWMFGTIITISIGIFLTLMALIFK; encoded by the coding sequence ATGGGACTAGCCCAGCCAATAGTTACGCAACAAATGGTAGTAGCCGAGCTTACTAAAGCAGGAATTGATAGGGATATTGCTATTGATTTATCTTATAGGTACTATAGGAATGAGTTAACGTATAAGGATATTGAGTATTTAGAAAATACATTTAATCTTAAGTTAGAAAAAGTAGAGTCTAACTTAAAATCAGATATTAAGGACCTAGATAATAAGATAGACAATGTAGAGGTTAACTTAAAATCAGATATTAAAGACCTAGATAATAAGATAGATAGTGTAGAGAATAATCTAAATGTAAGGATAGAGAATGTAAGGAATGAATTAAAATCAGATATTAAAGATCTAGATAATAAGATAGATAACGTAAGAAGTGAATTAAAATCAGATATTGCTTCTGTAAGCAATGAGATTTCACTTGTAAGGAAGGATATGGAAATCAATAATATGGAGATTAAGAGTACATTGAGGTTACACAATTGGATGTTTGGAACTATTATTACTATTTCTATAGGGATATTTTTAACATTGATGGCATTGATATTCAAGTAG
- a CDS encoding TM2 domain-containing protein yields MSKNSDEIFCDSYGKVIKKKAMICVHCGVSKNNNSESKIILFLLCLFLGWLGIHRLYIKKIGTGLLYMFTGGLLGIGVFIDLISICIGSFYTRN; encoded by the coding sequence ATGTCCAAAAATTCTGATGAAATCTTTTGTGATTCTTATGGAAAAGTCATCAAAAAAAAAGCTATGATCTGTGTCCATTGTGGAGTGTCAAAAAATAACAATTCTGAAAGCAAAATTATATTATTTTTATTATGTTTATTTTTGGGATGGTTAGGTATACATCGATTATATATTAAAAAGATCGGAACTGGTCTTTTATACATGTTTACTGGAGGTTTATTAGGAATTGGTGTTTTTATTGATTTGATAAGTATTTGCATAGGAAGTTTTTATACAAGAAATTAA
- a CDS encoding BMP family ABC transporter substrate-binding protein: MSRNLFFLFFLFFMSCFFTQVKEELAGDVFEHKIIMGIIAPGRFDDNGYFQNAFEGALELSNVFGIKLIPKVLTPYPIEDRKLITSDELLTEDVLALQNEGVNFIWFISSYFSDMAIRFAYENPHVFYAIVDDMGHNDMDKLPKNLVAFSFRVEEGAFLAGYIASKMSKKKKLGFVTGASIMRNVERFLVGFRAGAFYENPKTRVILRRVLEHTDESVGEDIAKYMYIEDGVDVIFPVMGPAVFGIFRIAKELGTGHYVIGVNKDQSHLAPGHFITSVIRNLGKAIYDCSSSAIQNHYLDSGGVIKEGIKEGIIDVIKDPNVIGDDLVNEIKMLQEQIVKGELVIPSTDYELDVFKDKIRTLRR, encoded by the coding sequence TTGTCAAGAAATTTGTTTTTTTTATTTTTTTTGTTTTTTATGTCTTGTTTTTTCACACAAGTTAAAGAAGAGTTAGCCGGAGATGTTTTTGAGCATAAAATTATTATGGGAATTATCGCCCCGGGTCGTTTTGATGATAATGGTTATTTTCAAAATGCTTTTGAAGGTGCCTTGGAGTTAAGTAACGTGTTTGGAATTAAACTCATTCCAAAAGTTTTAACCCCTTATCCTATTGAAGATAGAAAGTTAATTACATCTGATGAATTATTAACAGAAGATGTTTTAGCCTTGCAAAATGAAGGAGTGAATTTTATTTGGTTTATTAGTTCTTATTTTTCAGATATGGCCATAAGATTTGCTTACGAGAATCCACATGTTTTTTATGCAATTGTGGATGATATGGGTCATAATGATATGGATAAATTGCCTAAAAATTTGGTAGCTTTTTCTTTTAGAGTAGAAGAGGGTGCGTTTTTGGCCGGATATATTGCTTCTAAGATGAGTAAAAAGAAAAAACTTGGGTTTGTGACTGGAGCTAGTATTATGAGAAATGTTGAGAGGTTTTTAGTTGGATTTAGAGCTGGTGCTTTCTATGAAAATCCTAAAACAAGAGTAATCTTAAGAAGAGTTTTAGAGCATACTGATGAGTCAGTTGGTGAAGATATTGCCAAGTATATGTATATTGAAGATGGTGTTGATGTTATTTTTCCCGTAATGGGTCCTGCTGTATTTGGTATATTTCGTATTGCAAAAGAGCTTGGTACTGGACATTATGTCATTGGAGTAAATAAAGATCAATCACATCTAGCTCCCGGTCATTTTATTACTTCTGTGATTAGGAATCTTGGTAAAGCAATATATGATTGTTCATCATCGGCTATTCAAAATCATTATTTAGATTCGGGTGGTGTTATTAAAGAAGGGATTAAAGAGGGTATTATAGATGTTATTAAAGATCCTAATGTTATTGGTGATGATTTAGTTAATGAGATTAAAATGCTTCAAGAACAGATAGTTAAAGGGGAATTAGTGATACCATCTACTGATTATGAATTAGATGTATTTAAAGACAAGATAAGAACTTTGAGGAGATAA
- a CDS encoding BMP family ABC transporter substrate-binding protein — translation MSKNLFFLFSLFFMSCVLPEESEADIEEKFIFGIVFPDRFDDNGYFQNAFEGALELSNVFGIKLIPKVLTPYPIEDRKLITSDELLTEDVLALQNEGANFIWFISSYFSDMAIRFAYENPHIFYGMVDNLGHEDKDKLPKNLVSMVFRSEEGSFLAGYLASKMSKSNKLGFVTSVDVCSVERFLVGFRAGAFYANPKTRVILRRLSDDRDELLGKSVAKHMYIEDGVDVIFPVMGPAAIGIFHAAKELGTGYYVIGINKDQSHLAPGHVIASVIKDVGKAIYEVSSKLIGRQDFNAGEIIEKGIKEGIVDLVKDPNIIGKDLFDKLVRLQEQIVNRELVIPFRNYELDLFKNKMRGLRR, via the coding sequence TTGTCAAAAAATTTGTTTTTTTTATTTTCTTTATTTTTTATGTCATGTGTTTTGCCAGAAGAGTCAGAAGCCGATATTGAAGAGAAATTTATTTTTGGGATTGTTTTTCCAGATCGTTTTGATGATAATGGTTATTTTCAAAATGCTTTTGAAGGTGCCTTGGAGTTAAGTAACGTGTTTGGAATTAAACTCATTCCAAAAGTTTTAACCCCTTATCCTATTGAAGATAGAAAGTTAATTACATCTGATGAATTATTAACAGAAGATGTTTTAGCCTTGCAAAATGAAGGAGCGAATTTTATTTGGTTTATTAGTTCTTATTTTTCAGATATGGCCATAAGATTTGCTTACGAGAATCCACATATTTTTTATGGAATGGTAGATAATTTGGGTCATGAAGATAAGGATAAATTGCCTAAAAATTTGGTATCTATGGTTTTTAGATCCGAAGAAGGATCTTTTTTAGCTGGATATCTTGCTTCTAAGATGAGTAAAAGTAATAAGCTTGGATTTGTTACTAGTGTTGATGTTTGTTCTGTTGAAAGGTTTTTAGTTGGATTTAGAGCTGGTGCTTTCTATGCAAATCCTAAAACAAGAGTGATTTTAAGGAGACTTTCAGACGATAGGGATGAATTGTTAGGTAAATCTGTTGCTAAGCATATGTATATTGAAGATGGTGTTGATGTTATTTTCCCCGTAATGGGTCCAGCTGCAATTGGCATATTTCATGCTGCAAAGGAGCTTGGTACTGGATATTATGTCATTGGAATAAATAAAGATCAATCACATTTAGCCCCCGGTCATGTGATTGCTTCTGTGATTAAAGATGTTGGAAAAGCTATATACGAGGTTTCATCAAAGTTGATAGGAAGGCAAGATTTTAATGCTGGTGAAATTATTGAAAAAGGAATTAAGGAAGGCATTGTTGATCTTGTTAAAGATCCTAATATTATTGGCAAGGATTTATTTGATAAGCTTGTTAGGCTTCAAGAACAGATAGTGAATAGGGAACTAGTTATACCTTTCCGTAATTATGAATTAGATTTATTTAAAAATAAGATGAGAGGTTTGAGGCGATAA
- a CDS encoding BMP family ABC transporter substrate-binding protein codes for MSKSICLILFFFISCFATKESSDDVDKKFVMGMLFPANYNDNGYLQNSFEGASSVSNVFGIKFIPKVVTPYPIESNRLMTFDEVLTEDILALQKEGANFIWFVSSYFSESSVRFAYENPHIFYAIVDDLGHNDMDKLPKNLLSIIFRLEEGAFLAGYIASKMSKSNKLGFVTGASIMRNVKRFLVGFRAGAFYENSKTRVILKRVLKDRDEAVGEDIAKYMYIEDGIDVIFPVMGPAVFGIFRIAKELGPGHYVIGVNKDQSHLAHGHVITSVIRNLGKAISDCSSDIIKSHNFNFGGVVEKGIKEGIIDVIKDSSIIGKDLVDKLTKLKEDIVSGELVIPSTDYELDLFKEKLKR; via the coding sequence ATGTCAAAAAGTATCTGTTTGATTCTTTTCTTTTTTATATCTTGCTTTGCTACAAAAGAATCGTCAGATGATGTTGATAAGAAATTTGTTATGGGAATGCTTTTCCCAGCTAATTATAATGATAATGGTTATTTACAAAATTCTTTTGAGGGGGCATCTAGTGTAAGTAACGTGTTTGGAATTAAATTTATTCCTAAAGTTGTAACCCCTTATCCTATTGAAAGTAACAGATTGATGACATTTGATGAAGTATTAACAGAAGATATTTTGGCTTTACAAAAAGAAGGTGCCAATTTTATTTGGTTTGTTAGTTCTTATTTTTCCGAATCTTCTGTAAGATTTGCTTACGAGAATCCACATATTTTTTATGCAATTGTGGATGATTTGGGTCATAATGATATGGATAAATTGCCTAAAAATTTGCTATCTATTATTTTTAGGCTAGAAGAGGGAGCATTTTTAGCTGGATATATTGCTTCTAAGATGAGTAAAAGTAATAAGCTTGGATTTGTGACGGGTGCTAGTATTATGAGGAATGTTAAGAGATTTTTGGTTGGGTTTAGAGCTGGAGCTTTTTATGAAAATTCTAAGACAAGAGTAATCTTAAAAAGAGTTTTAAAAGATCGTGATGAAGCAGTTGGTGAGGATATTGCCAAGTATATGTATATTGAAGATGGAATTGATGTTATTTTTCCCGTAATGGGTCCTGCTGTATTTGGTATATTTCGTATTGCAAAGGAGCTTGGACCCGGACATTATGTCATTGGAGTAAATAAAGATCAATCACATCTTGCACATGGGCATGTTATTACTTCTGTTATTAGGAATCTTGGTAAGGCAATATCTGATTGTTCTTCAGATATTATAAAAAGTCATAATTTTAATTTTGGTGGTGTTGTTGAAAAAGGAATTAAGGAAGGCATTATAGATGTTATTAAAGATTCTAGTATTATTGGCAAAGATTTAGTTGATAAGCTTACAAAGCTTAAGGAAGATATAGTGAGTGGGGAATTAGTGATACCATCTACTGATTATGAATTAGATTTATTTAAAGAAAAATTAAAGAGATAA